A stretch of Sulfurimonas autotrophica DSM 16294 DNA encodes these proteins:
- a CDS encoding tRNA (5-methylaminomethyl-2-thiouridine)(34)-methyltransferase MnmD: protein MSFNDDLHTLTLSQDGSFTAYSKEYDEHYHSTRDGALHESLTKHVLPAFLHVKSKNEVNILDICYGLGFNTLVTILHYKKYAPQMKVNIYSPELDASLIKSLINFEYPAEFESLKKIIEALSSKGIYKDENFYIELFVGDAREYVKKFENKFDIVYQDAFSPSSNPVLWTQEYFSDIKKCMKNDAIVTTYSIALKTRLALHVNGFNIYINSGDDYRDATVASCIALENYKSVDMEHKIACNPDIRPLSDEEFFNLALSP, encoded by the coding sequence TTGAGTTTTAATGATGATCTGCATACACTTACACTGAGTCAAGACGGCTCTTTTACGGCTTATTCAAAAGAGTATGATGAACATTATCATTCAACCAGAGACGGGGCCCTGCATGAATCATTGACAAAACATGTTTTGCCTGCTTTTTTACATGTAAAGAGTAAAAATGAAGTAAATATTTTAGATATTTGTTATGGACTGGGATTCAATACCTTAGTAACAATTTTGCATTACAAAAAATATGCACCGCAAATGAAAGTAAATATTTATTCTCCGGAACTTGATGCTTCTTTGATAAAATCATTGATAAATTTTGAATATCCTGCTGAATTTGAGAGTTTAAAAAAGATTATTGAGGCTTTGAGTAGCAAAGGAATTTATAAAGATGAAAATTTTTATATAGAGCTCTTTGTAGGAGATGCCCGTGAATATGTAAAAAAATTTGAAAACAAGTTTGATATAGTATATCAGGATGCATTTTCACCATCTTCCAATCCTGTTCTTTGGACACAAGAGTATTTCAGTGATATAAAAAAATGTATGAAAAATGATGCGATTGTGACAACATATTCCATAGCACTCAAAACTCGTCTGGCTTTACATGTAAACGGTTTTAACATTTATATAAATTCAGGGGATGATTACAGGGACGCGACAGTGGCTTCTTGTATTGCGCTGGAAAATTATAAGAGTGTAGATATGGAGCATAAAATAGCTTGTAATCCTGATATCAGACCGTTAAGCGATGAAGAATTTTTCAACCTTGCCCTTAGTCCTTAA
- the luxS gene encoding S-ribosylhomocysteine lyase — translation MPLLDSFTVDHTIMPAPAVRKAKVMKTPCGDKITVFDLRFYKPNVEKMDGRGIHTLEHLFAGFMREHLNSKDVEIIDISPMGCRTGFYMSLIGTPDEKRVAKAWKKSMEDVLKVKSKKDIPELNVYQCGSYKMHSLKNAKKIASDILSHNIGVMDNEKLKLSKKKLKEING, via the coding sequence ATGCCATTATTAGACTCATTTACAGTAGACCACACAATTATGCCTGCACCTGCAGTGCGTAAAGCAAAAGTTATGAAAACACCATGCGGAGATAAAATTACGGTTTTTGATTTACGTTTTTACAAACCAAATGTAGAGAAAATGGACGGACGCGGAATTCATACTCTTGAACACCTCTTTGCAGGTTTTATGAGAGAGCATTTAAATTCTAAAGATGTTGAGATCATTGATATTTCTCCTATGGGATGCCGTACAGGTTTTTATATGTCATTAATAGGGACCCCTGATGAAAAAAGAGTTGCAAAGGCTTGGAAAAAGTCTATGGAAGATGTTTTAAAAGTGAAAAGCAAAAAAGATATTCCTGAACTAAATGTTTACCAATGCGGAAGTTACAAAATGCATTCACTTAAAAATGCCAAAAAAATTGCAAGCGATATACTTTCACATAATATAGGTGTGATGGATAATGAAAAATTAAAGCTGAGTAAAAAGAAACTCAAAGAGATAAACGGCTAA
- a CDS encoding pyruvate flavodoxin oxidoreductase subunit gamma: MLEIRWHSRAGQGAVTGAKGLADVISTTGKEVQAFAFYGSAKRGAAMTAYNRVDDKVIMNHEKYMEPDYVFVIDPALVYTTDVTINGKEDTKYIITTHMSTDELVASQPKLEGKEVHTVDCIKIAQETIGRAIPNTPMLGAFMKISGMYDIDFFKESMQRILKKLPQKIIDANMIAIQRAYDEVK; the protein is encoded by the coding sequence ATGCTAGAAATTAGATGGCATAGTCGTGCGGGTCAAGGTGCTGTAACAGGTGCTAAAGGCTTGGCTGACGTTATTTCTACAACGGGAAAAGAAGTACAGGCATTTGCATTCTACGGTTCTGCAAAACGTGGAGCTGCTATGACAGCATATAACCGTGTTGATGATAAAGTCATTATGAACCATGAAAAATACATGGAACCGGATTATGTCTTTGTAATTGACCCGGCTTTAGTTTACACAACAGATGTAACTATTAATGGCAAAGAAGATACAAAATATATAATCACAACACATATGAGCACAGATGAACTTGTTGCATCTCAACCAAAATTAGAAGGTAAAGAAGTACATACTGTTGACTGTATTAAAATAGCACAAGAGACTATTGGTCGTGCAATTCCAAATACACCGATGCTTGGTGCCTTTATGAAAATATCCGGTATGTATGACATTGATTTTTTCAAAGAAAGTATGCAGAGAATTCTTAAAAAATTACCACAAAAGATTATTGATGCAAATATGATAGCGATTCAACGCGCATATGACGAAGTAAAATAA
- the ribE gene encoding riboflavin synthase: protein MFTGLIREVAKVKSFAGSTLSIRSKYKANLGDSIAINGACLTVVKVDADGFAVELSPESQKLLAIENYKNEVHIEPAMKMGDRFEGHIVQGHVDTVGTIKEIKNNGNSYDVFITVNKKFIPYIVPKGSITIDGVSLTVNDVNEESFRLTIIPHTMKETLFKNYRKGSKVNVETDMFARYVAHIINHQKSTSLSWNEIDAINASF, encoded by the coding sequence TTGTTTACAGGATTAATAAGAGAAGTTGCAAAGGTTAAAAGCTTTGCGGGTTCTACTCTTAGCATCAGATCAAAATATAAAGCAAACCTTGGCGATTCCATTGCTATAAACGGTGCCTGTTTAACTGTTGTAAAAGTAGATGCAGACGGTTTTGCCGTAGAACTCTCTCCTGAGAGTCAAAAACTTTTAGCCATAGAAAATTATAAAAATGAGGTTCATATAGAACCTGCTATGAAAATGGGTGACAGATTTGAGGGGCATATTGTTCAGGGGCATGTTGATACCGTAGGCACTATCAAAGAGATAAAAAACAATGGTAATTCCTATGATGTTTTTATAACAGTGAACAAAAAATTTATTCCCTATATCGTGCCAAAAGGCTCAATCACTATAGACGGCGTAAGCCTGACAGTCAATGATGTAAACGAGGAGAGTTTTCGGCTCACTATTATTCCTCACACTATGAAAGAGACGCTTTTTAAAAACTACCGCAAAGGCAGCAAAGTCAATGTCGAGACAGATATGTTTGCACGCTATGTGGCACACATCATCAATCATCAAAAATCAACATCACTTTCCTGGAATGAAATTGATGCAATCAACGCAAGTTTTTAA
- a CDS encoding HAD family hydrolase yields MIILFDLDGTLIDSTEAILESFHNSFAVYDFSSPDDEQIKALIGHPLDVMYRELGMKEDMIWDFVNTYKEHYRKISTQKTILLQNAKEAVESAAKFASLGIVTTKTGKYSQVLMEHFGLMDKFDVLIGREHVQNPKPHAEPILRALESFDTNNKEIWMIGDTQLDLISAKNAGINSIGVLSGYDKKETLKEFTNIIFRDSLDAVKYLESRKSSHY; encoded by the coding sequence TTGATAATATTATTTGATTTAGACGGAACACTTATAGATTCAACTGAAGCGATTTTGGAGAGTTTTCACAACTCATTTGCAGTATATGATTTTTCATCGCCTGATGATGAACAGATAAAAGCACTTATTGGGCATCCTTTGGATGTTATGTATAGGGAACTTGGTATGAAAGAAGATATGATTTGGGACTTTGTAAATACATATAAGGAACATTACAGAAAAATATCGACACAAAAAACAATACTATTGCAAAATGCCAAAGAGGCAGTTGAGTCTGCTGCAAAGTTTGCTTCTTTGGGTATTGTTACGACAAAAACAGGAAAATATTCTCAGGTTTTGATGGAACATTTTGGATTGATGGATAAGTTTGATGTCCTTATAGGCAGAGAACATGTACAAAACCCGAAGCCGCATGCAGAACCGATTTTAAGAGCATTGGAAAGTTTTGATACAAATAACAAAGAAATATGGATGATAGGCGATACACAGCTTGATTTGATTTCAGCTAAAAATGCAGGTATAAATTCTATAGGTGTTTTAAGCGGATATGATAAAAAAGAGACATTGAAAGAGTTTACAAATATTATATTTCGTGATTCACTAGATGCTGTTAAGTACTTAGAGAGTAGAAAATCATCACACTATTAA
- a CDS encoding thiamine pyrophosphate-dependent enzyme yields the protein MSEMKKIKNLKEFSTSADRFEGANLLCPGCAHSIIVREVLNATNDDLVLAASTGCLEVCTAVYPYTSWDASWIHIGFENGSTAVAGAEAMYKALKNKGRLKQPDRNPKFVAFGGDGASYDIGFQWISGCMERGHNMMYVVLDNEVYANTGGQRSSSTPIGASATTTPAGRVSYGETKNKKDMMSIMAAHHIPYAAQVAPNKWKDMVKKIQHGMEVDGPVFINAVSPCTTEWKFDPKDTMHITDLATDSLVFPLYEIIDGHELNITYRPKNVVPVEEYLAAQGRFKHLFKDEYKYLIKEWQERVDANWAYLNRREEARV from the coding sequence ATGAGTGAAATGAAAAAAATAAAAAACTTAAAAGAGTTTTCTACATCAGCAGACCGTTTTGAAGGTGCAAACCTTCTTTGCCCCGGTTGTGCACACTCTATCATTGTTCGTGAAGTTTTAAACGCGACAAATGATGACTTGGTTCTTGCAGCATCAACTGGATGTTTGGAAGTATGTACGGCTGTTTATCCATATACATCTTGGGATGCTTCTTGGATTCATATCGGTTTTGAAAACGGTTCAACTGCAGTTGCAGGTGCTGAAGCTATGTATAAAGCACTGAAGAATAAAGGTCGCCTAAAGCAGCCTGACCGTAATCCTAAGTTTGTTGCTTTTGGTGGAGACGGTGCTTCTTATGATATCGGTTTTCAGTGGATATCTGGCTGTATGGAACGTGGTCACAACATGATGTATGTTGTTCTTGATAATGAAGTATATGCAAATACGGGTGGACAACGTTCATCATCAACACCAATCGGTGCATCAGCAACAACAACACCTGCTGGTCGTGTAAGTTATGGTGAGACTAAAAACAAAAAAGATATGATGAGTATTATGGCTGCCCATCATATACCATATGCGGCACAGGTTGCTCCAAATAAATGGAAAGACATGGTGAAAAAAATCCAACATGGTATGGAAGTTGACGGACCTGTATTTATCAATGCAGTTTCTCCTTGTACTACTGAGTGGAAATTTGACCCTAAAGATACGATGCACATAACAGATCTTGCAACTGATTCATTGGTATTTCCATTGTATGAAATCATTGACGGGCATGAGTTAAATATTACTTACAGACCTAAAAATGTTGTTCCTGTTGAAGAATATCTTGCAGCACAAGGGCGTTTTAAACATCTTTTTAAAGATGAGTATAAGTACTTAATTAAAGAGTGGCAAGAGCGTGTAGACGCAAACTGGGCGTATCTAAACAGACGTGAAGAAGCTCGCGTATAG
- a CDS encoding 4Fe-4S dicluster-binding protein — protein MANTGWDEFEIGAMLRTFEGEAGDIAGTLQEDRNYTENSSFRASVADWRIEKPVFNKDFCIDCQFCWVYCPDISIISRDKKMIGIDMDHCKGCGICVEVCPTNPKSLLMFPEKADEETEIANWPAKETKEK, from the coding sequence ATGGCAAATACAGGTTGGGACGAATTTGAAATCGGAGCAATGCTTCGTACATTTGAGGGTGAGGCTGGTGATATAGCCGGAACACTTCAGGAAGATCGTAATTACACAGAGAACAGTTCGTTTCGTGCGAGTGTGGCAGATTGGAGAATTGAAAAACCGGTTTTTAATAAAGATTTTTGTATAGATTGTCAATTTTGCTGGGTATATTGTCCAGACATTTCAATTATTTCAAGAGATAAAAAAATGATAGGTATAGATATGGATCACTGTAAAGGGTGTGGTATCTGTGTTGAGGTTTGTCCTACAAATCCAAAATCACTTTTAATGTTCCCGGAAAAAGCAGACGAAGAGACAGAAATAGCAAATTGGCCTGCTAAAGAAACAAAGGAGAAATAG
- a CDS encoding 2-oxoacid:ferredoxin oxidoreductase subunit alpha, whose protein sequence is MAFDKMELRDIEVWDGNFAAAQALRQCQIDVVSAYPITPSTPIVEGYAKFLADNYIEGEFVMVESEHAAMSGCIGASAAGGRVATATSSQGFALMVETLYQASGMRLPIVLNVVNRALAAPLNVNGDHSDMYLGRDSGWIQLDAYSPQEAYDLNFIAFRVAEDHDVRLPCMVHQDGFMTSHTAQGVKTMDDDTAYSFVGDFKPMNDMLDFEHPVTHGVQTEEDWHFEHKARQHNDLMTKVMPKIQTAFDDFEKLTGRKYNIVEKYDMEDADIAVVCMGTSVETAREVAKEMRGKGVKAGVVGLRVIRPFPFFEVQEALKDVKAIAALDRSSPNGAPGMLFNELAGALYNTDTKALLSGYVYGLGGRDLTKKHLTDLYSELQANVDAGKVLTPLQQFIGVRGPKLQFL, encoded by the coding sequence ATGGCATTTGATAAAATGGAATTAAGAGATATCGAAGTATGGGATGGAAACTTCGCAGCTGCACAAGCACTAAGACAGTGTCAAATTGATGTTGTGTCGGCATACCCAATTACACCGTCAACTCCTATTGTTGAAGGATATGCAAAATTTTTAGCAGATAATTACATTGAGGGTGAATTTGTAATGGTTGAGTCTGAGCATGCTGCAATGAGTGGCTGTATCGGTGCTTCTGCTGCAGGTGGACGTGTTGCAACGGCAACATCTTCACAAGGTTTTGCACTTATGGTTGAAACACTCTATCAGGCTTCTGGTATGCGTTTACCGATCGTTCTTAACGTTGTAAACCGTGCACTTGCTGCACCGCTGAACGTTAATGGTGACCATTCTGATATGTATCTTGGCCGTGACTCTGGCTGGATTCAACTTGATGCATATTCTCCTCAAGAGGCTTATGATTTAAATTTCATCGCATTCCGTGTCGCTGAAGATCATGATGTAAGACTTCCATGTATGGTACACCAAGATGGATTTATGACTTCTCATACGGCTCAAGGTGTTAAAACTATGGATGATGATACGGCGTATAGCTTTGTAGGTGATTTTAAACCTATGAATGATATGCTTGACTTTGAACATCCGGTAACACATGGTGTACAAACTGAAGAAGACTGGCACTTTGAACATAAAGCACGTCAACATAATGACCTTATGACAAAAGTTATGCCTAAGATTCAAACTGCGTTTGATGATTTTGAAAAGTTAACAGGTCGTAAATATAACATAGTTGAAAAGTACGACATGGAAGATGCAGATATTGCCGTTGTTTGTATGGGTACTTCAGTTGAAACTGCTCGTGAAGTGGCAAAAGAGATGAGAGGAAAAGGTGTAAAAGCCGGTGTTGTAGGACTTCGCGTTATTCGTCCTTTCCCATTCTTTGAAGTTCAAGAAGCATTGAAAGATGTTAAAGCTATTGCAGCACTTGATCGTTCATCTCCAAATGGTGCGCCGGGCATGTTGTTCAATGAACTTGCAGGTGCTTTATATAATACAGATACAAAAGCATTGCTTTCTGGCTATGTTTACGGTCTTGGTGGGCGTGACTTAACAAAAAAACATTTAACTGATCTTTACAGTGAACTTCAGGCAAATGTTGATGCAGGAAAAGTATTGACTCCACTACAACAATTCATCGGTGTTCGTGGACCGAAATTACAATTTTTATAG
- the recQ gene encoding DNA helicase RecQ, whose translation MKNQVLKDNFGHNSFRELQEEGVDAILNAQDLLMILPTGGGKSLVYQLPTMLMDGITIVVSPLIALMQDQVRALQAQNIAAQMISSAQSYDEVQDIIAMAHNGSLKFLYLSPERLNNGNTIELLRSLHVNFFVIDEAHCISQWGHEFRDDYRALGNLKHNFPNTAIAAFTATSTDNVTDDILRELRLENPLLLKGKVFRKNIFISAQRRISNGHAQLKNFLARHQDESGIIYVSSRKKAEELSTFLNVNGYKSLAYHAGLPQHVREQNFKIFVNDKINIMVATIAFGMGIDKSDIRFVVHMSLPKSQENYYQEIGRAGRDGEDSEVLLLFNAGDMAQHKRFLADITNEEYKTHLDKKIDKIYKYATSEICFHKQLAEYFNDTLDACKERCDNCLSSDDKRQDITKEAQMILSTIYKTNQGFGKNYIIDILRSSTEQKILSNGADKLSVYGIGIGLSKKEWFVIVERLLELKILMLGDFNVLKLTNEAIEILKSQKLVDIKSSRLQINIKEKKIKQEKEFDYDEELFEKLRTKRAELAAELGVPAYIIFSDKTLKHLANDMPTNKEEMLEVNGVGEKKFAQFGEKFLDVIKD comes from the coding sequence ATTAAAAATCAAGTTTTAAAAGATAACTTTGGACACAACAGTTTCAGAGAACTCCAAGAAGAAGGTGTTGATGCCATTTTAAATGCTCAAGATTTACTTATGATACTGCCAACCGGCGGCGGAAAATCTCTTGTATATCAACTCCCGACTATGCTTATGGATGGCATAACGATTGTCGTCTCTCCGCTTATAGCACTCATGCAGGATCAAGTCCGCGCACTGCAGGCACAAAATATAGCTGCTCAAATGATAAGTTCTGCACAAAGCTATGATGAAGTGCAAGATATTATTGCAATGGCGCATAACGGCAGTTTAAAATTTCTCTATCTCTCTCCCGAACGCCTCAACAACGGCAATACCATTGAATTGCTTCGCTCCTTACATGTAAACTTCTTTGTTATAGATGAAGCACACTGTATTTCACAATGGGGGCATGAATTTCGAGATGATTACAGAGCTTTGGGAAATTTAAAACATAATTTTCCAAATACCGCGATAGCTGCTTTTACAGCAACATCAACGGACAATGTTACAGACGATATACTTAGAGAACTCCGCCTTGAAAATCCTCTGCTTCTCAAAGGAAAAGTATTTCGTAAAAATATCTTTATCTCAGCCCAAAGACGCATCAGCAACGGACATGCACAACTCAAAAACTTTTTAGCGAGACATCAAGATGAGAGCGGTATTATTTATGTCAGTTCACGCAAAAAAGCAGAAGAACTGAGCACTTTTTTAAATGTCAACGGATACAAATCTCTAGCCTATCATGCCGGACTGCCACAGCATGTAAGAGAGCAGAATTTTAAAATATTTGTCAATGATAAAATCAACATTATGGTTGCCACAATAGCTTTTGGAATGGGCATAGACAAAAGCGATATCCGTTTTGTAGTGCATATGTCTTTACCAAAATCGCAGGAAAACTACTATCAGGAGATAGGACGTGCCGGACGTGACGGAGAGGACAGTGAAGTGCTGCTTCTTTTTAATGCAGGTGATATGGCGCAGCACAAAAGATTTTTAGCAGATATAACAAATGAAGAGTACAAAACCCACCTCGATAAAAAAATAGACAAAATCTATAAATATGCGACAAGTGAAATCTGTTTTCACAAACAGCTCGCTGAGTACTTTAATGACACACTTGATGCCTGCAAAGAGCGATGTGACAACTGCTTGAGCTCTGATGACAAACGCCAAGACATCACCAAAGAAGCACAGATGATTTTAAGTACCATCTATAAAACCAATCAGGGTTTTGGGAAAAACTACATAATAGATATTTTACGCAGTTCCACAGAGCAAAAAATTCTCTCAAATGGTGCTGACAAGCTCTCTGTTTACGGAATCGGAATAGGACTGAGCAAGAAAGAATGGTTTGTAATTGTTGAGCGTCTTTTGGAACTAAAAATTTTAATGCTTGGAGATTTCAATGTGCTCAAGCTTACAAATGAAGCTATAGAGATTTTAAAATCACAAAAACTCGTAGATATTAAATCATCAAGACTACAGATAAATATAAAAGAGAAAAAAATCAAGCAGGAAAAAGAGTTTGATTATGACGAAGAACTGTTTGAAAAACTTCGCACAAAAAGGGCAGAATTAGCCGCCGAACTCGGTGTACCTGCTTACATCATTTTTAGCGATAAAACACTCAAACATCTTGCAAATGATATGCCGACAAATAAAGAAGAGATGCTCGAAGTCAATGGAGTAGGCGAAAAGAAATTTGCACAGTTTGGAGAAAAGTTTTTAGATGTTATTAAGGACTAA